Within the Setaria viridis chromosome 3, Setaria_viridis_v4.0, whole genome shotgun sequence genome, the region ACACGCAGCTAATGGGAGACACGGGCAAACTGGGCAATTAATCAAACAGCCTAGTGAATCTCACCTCTGCCGCTCTGCCTGCACCGACGAGTCAACTAATTTTTGACGCGAGATTCACTCGGTATGAGCTGACATGGCACGCTGATTGTGTAGCGACGTGGCACCTGACGTGTGGTCCCCACAGGTCAGCCTCTCCcctatcccccccccccccccccccccccctcctctctcttcattCCCTTCCCTTCCGCTATCGTCcctgctcgccgcgccgccggcacctCCGCGTCGTGCTCTGCCCACAGATGCATTCGTCAACGTGTGTGACCCGATAAAGAGCCCGATGTCAGGAAACAAACACTGTCCATTTCTTCAGTTTCGTTAATCCGCCTTGCTCCCAATCCGCCCCTACTCGGCTACTCCCGATCCGCGCCGCCTGGGGAAGGAGAGCCCATGATGTGAGCTTGAGTTCGCAGGCCTTGCTCATCGCTGCGTTGCCGATCCAGTCCTCCTGCGACCCCTCCAGGGGCCCTCGTTCATGTGCGCGTGCAGGATTGGGGATTTTCCCACCCTGTTGCAGTCCATCTACAGGCAGACCCACCTCTCTCCTATCTGCTCCTTTCTCTCCAAACGGCAGCCACACAACTCAAATAAAAGCCGGCCATGGAGTCTTCCACTTCAATCGGCAAGAaccaggagcagcagcagaCAGCAGGGTCGTCCTCGACTCCTCGTCCATCAGCCCGTGACCGCAGCCGCTTTTCTATGCATGCTCCCATGTCCGGCTCGGGGTCAAGGCTCGCGAACCAACCAGAGAGTCCCTGCTGGCCCCGGCGCCCTCCCGTCCGTATCCGGCAGGAAAGCCCCGTGCGCGCGCGCCCAGCCGCACATCTGGCGAGCTACGCAACAAAGCCGCGCTCACGGGTCGCCACAACGGGACCCGTGGCCCCCCGGGCGGCGCCTCACGGCCACGAACCACCACCCCCTTTCCCTGCTCACCATTCCGCTTTCCAACGACTAACCGCCTGTCCTCACCATTCCGGCTTACGCTGTCGCTCACGTAGAGCTCGGGGCTTCTCCTCTTCAGTGTCACAGCAAGCACGCACCACCTTAGCTTGTCCCCTGTTTCTTGAAGCAGAGCTTTGCTTGGCCATGGGAGTAGCAGTTAGGCTGCTCCTCCTGCCGCCGTTGATGGCCGTGGCATTCTGCTGCTACGGCGTTAGCGGGAGGAGCCACTTCCACAAGAAGCCGCCtcgtggcagcggcggccggcaccggagcggcggcggcggcaaggagggCTCTGTGGTGTCGTCGCCGGTGGTTCCGCCAGCGGATGACGACACGCAGCCGGTCACGCCGCAGCCACCGACGGGCATTGTGCCCTCCGACCCGGCCACTCCGGATGAGCCGTGCGTGTTCGACGTCCGGGCGTACGGCGCGGTGGGGGACGGCACGACGGACGACACCCAGGCGTTCCGGGAGGCGTGGAAGGCGGCCTGCGCCTCCGACTCCGCCGTGCTGCTGGTGCCATCCGACGGCACcttcaccatcaccaccaccaccttctccGGGCCGTGCAAGCCCGGCCTCGTGTTCCAAGTAACGAGCAATTCCAACTCTTGCAAAGCCATGGTCTTCAAGTTCAGGTCTTGGTCCAAACTTTCAATGTGCGTGTGGTGCAGGTGGACGGCGTGCTAATGCCGCCGGACGGGCCGGACTGCTGGCCGGCGTCGGACAACCGGCGGCAGTGGGTCGTCTTCTCCAACCTCGACGGCATGACCCTGCGTGGCTCCGGCACGATCGAGGGCAACGGCGAGGACTGGTGGAACCTCCCCTGCAAACCTCACAGGGTACGCCCCCCCATCGGCATTTCAGAATGCTTGGGAATTGTTGCAATCCCAATGCCCAAGCATTCGTGTCAACTTTGACCTCATGTCACGTCGTCACAAGCTCCATGcccaaactctctctctcgctctctgcaGGGCCCGAACGGCTCCACGCTGCGTGGCCCGTGCGACAGCCCCACGGTATGTGGCAATGTGCCGTGGCGTCCTTCCTCTGCATCATCGCCATCATTCATCATGTTAAATGCAGCAGCTTGgtatgtgtgtatgtgtgtgtgcaGCTGGTGAGGTTCTTCATGAGCCGGAACCTGGTGGTGGAGGGCCTGAGGGTAGAGAACAGCCCGGAGTTCCACTTCCGGTTCGACGGCTGCAGCGACGTGCGCGTCGACGGGCTCTACATCAGCTCGCCGGCCAACAGCCCCAACACCGACGGCATCCACGTCGAGAACACCGAGCGGGTCGCCATCTACAACTCGAGGATCAGCAACGGTGGGTAGCTGACTGCCGCGGATCCTGATTTGAGCTAGttttttgttgaattttgtAAGAAAATAAACGCCGTGAGAAAGTGTTGGCGACTGAAGAGAGATTTTCTCTGGAGTAGGTGACGACTGCATCTCAATTGGCACCGGGAGCTACGACGTGGACATACAGAATGTTACTTGCGGACCTGGGCACGGCATAAGGTTTGTAGGCCCCTGTGTTCCTTCCTCTGTTTTCCTTTTCGTTTTTCGGCTAGTGTTTTGTCCTAGTAGCAATTAAAAAAAACCATAAACAATGATGCATGCTCCCATGTCCTAGTAGCATCGGCAGCCTTGGCGTGCACAACTCGCAGGCGTGCGTGGCGAACGTGACGGTGCGGAACGCGGTGATCCGGAACTCGGACAACGGCCTGCGGATCAAGACGTGGCAGGGCGGGATGGGCGCCGTGTCGGGCATCACCTTCGACACGGTGGTCATGGAGAACGTGCGCAACTGCATCATCGTGGACCAGTACTACTGCCTGGACAAGCGGTGCATGAACCAGTCCACGGCCGTGCACGTCACCGACGTCTCCTACACCAACGTCCGGGGCTCCTACGACGTCCGCGCCGCGCCCATCCACTTCGCCTGCAGCGACACCGTGCCCTGCACCAACATCACCATGTCCGAGGTCGAGCTCCTGCCAGCCAGCGGCGAGCTCGTCGACGACCCCTTCTGCTGGAGCGCCTACGGGACGCAGCAGACGCCCACCATCCCGCCCATTACCTGCCTGCAGGAGGGGCTGCCGGATGCACTCCTCGACAACCCGGACCTCAAGTGCCGATGACAAGCTGTGCAGCTGTACGTAGTGCTAGTAGAACTTACTCTGATGAATCGGTCGTATATATCTATTCTAGGTGACTTAATTGGGTACAGTACTACTACAAACATCGTCTGAGTTACGTGGAGTTGTACATGTGTGCTTTCGCTCCCTCTCAATAAACTTGCATTGACCGTTTGTAATGTGGATTCCAAGGATAATAATAAGTCCAGACAATCACGGGTGTGTTCGCAAATCAATGTACTGTACTAGCAAATTTatccgtgcgttgctacggatcAAAAAATACACAGTATCACTATCGATATATGGATGACACGGGATCACGCCGCCATCTTGGTGATCTACGTCAGGGTGGCCATTCAGGAGGAGCGAGTTGAGGAGGAGATAGCACTATGTAACATCCCAAAAATCGGAATCCAAAAAATCACACGAATTCAAAaactaatttctaatttcaaaaTCTAATTCTGAAAATCTTATGCACGTGTGGGCTTATTAGTCCTTCAAGGCTCAAGCAAGATTAATGGCCCATCCGGTCCATGTTCACCTCCGCACGTTAGCATGCTGCTGGGGGGTTTTCTATATGGTGCACGGAAGCCGGATAAGATAATTGGCTTCCGGCCCATCAAGCCCaactcctcctcttcttcacctCCGCTCTGGCTCCCTCCATagcgcgccgccacccccgccgcctcgtcctccgccCCGACCGGCGGCTAGctcgccaccgcgccgcccgcccactGGCCACCGCTGGCCTTCGATCCCGCCCTTCCTACCCCAACCTTCTTCTTGCCCCCGCCGCGGGTCACCGACCC harbors:
- the LOC117847449 gene encoding polygalacturonase At1g48100 isoform X2, with protein sequence MESSTSIGKNQEQQQTAGSSSTPRPSARDRSRFSMHAPMSGSGSRLANQPESPCWPRRPPVRIRQESPVRARPAAHLASYATKPRSRVATTGPVAPRAAPHGHEPPPPFPAHHSAFQRLTACPHHSGLRCRSRRARGFSSSVSQQARTTLACPLFLEAELCLAMGVAVRLLLLPPLMAVAFCCYGVSGRSHFHKKPPRGSGGRHRSGGGGKEGSVVSSPVVPPADDDTQPVTPQPPTGIVPSDPATPDEPCVFDVRAYGAVGDGTTDDTQAFREAWKAACASDSAVLLVPSDGTFTITTTTFSGPCKPGLVFQVDGVLMPPDGPDCWPASDNRRQWVVFSNLDGMTLRGSGTIEGNGEDWWNLPCKPHRGPNGSTLRGPCDSPTLVRFFMSRNLVVEGLRVENSPEFHFRFDGCSDVRVDGLYISSPANSPNTDGIHVENTERVAIYNSRISNGDDCISIGTGSYDVDIQNVTCGPGHGISIGSLGVHNSQACVANVTVRNAVIRNSDNGLRIKTWQGGMGAVSGITFDTVVMENVRNCIIVDQYYCLDKRCMNQSTAVHVTDVSYTNVRGSYDVRAAPIHFACSDTVPCTNITMSEVELLPASGELVDDPFCWSAYGTQQTPTIPPITCLQEGLPDALLDNPDLKCR
- the LOC117847449 gene encoding polygalacturonase At1g48100 isoform X1, which translates into the protein MESSTSIGKNQEQQQTAGSSSTPRPSARDRSRFSMHAPMSGSGSRLANQPESPCWPRRPPVRIRQESPVRARPAAHLASYATKPRSRVATTGPVAPRAAPHGHEPPPPFPAHHSAFQRLTACPHHSGLRCRSRRARGFSSSVSQQARTTLACPLFLEAELCLAMGVAVRLLLLPPLMAVAFCCYGVSGRSHFHKKPPRGSGGRHRSGGGGKEGSVVSSPVVPPADDDTQPVTPQPPTGIVPSDPATPDEPCVFDVRAYGAVGDGTTDDTQAFREAWKAACASDSAVLLVPSDGTFTITTTTFSGPCKPGLVFQVDGVLMPPDGPDCWPASDNRRQWVVFSNLDGMTLRGSGTIEGNGEDWWNLPCKPHRGPNGSTLRGPCDSPTLVRFFMSRNLVVEGLRVENSPEFHFRFDGCSDVRVDGLYISSPANSPNTDGIHVENTERVAIYNSRISNGDDCISIGTGSYDVDIQNVTCGPGHGISSIGSLGVHNSQACVANVTVRNAVIRNSDNGLRIKTWQGGMGAVSGITFDTVVMENVRNCIIVDQYYCLDKRCMNQSTAVHVTDVSYTNVRGSYDVRAAPIHFACSDTVPCTNITMSEVELLPASGELVDDPFCWSAYGTQQTPTIPPITCLQEGLPDALLDNPDLKCR